One part of the Corynebacterium sp. CNCTC7651 genome encodes these proteins:
- a CDS encoding alpha/beta hydrolase family protein: MSAVSKRRSLMALIVAFFTLLGGMVAAPQAQAANRDWLRPDATGLCEWDPVGWWVQRCDVWSPAMNRNIPVQIQPAQRGGNAGLYMLDGLRALNTTNAWLSDVNAAATFVDHNITLVMPVGGESSFYTDWNAPATYDFHNPVTYKWDTFLTKELPVYLEQHFGVARWNNSILGLSMGGTAAINLAALHPDQFRQVLSYSGYLTTTIPGAQTGLRVALLDGGLYNLNAMWGSVLNPRRYENDPFLNMGNLRGRDVYVSAGSGIPGPADEKYLPEHRAAGIALERVANFTTKLWATKATVTGVQHTAVFTPTGLHNWDQFGSQLEATKPRILDVMNAW, encoded by the coding sequence ATGTCTGCAGTGTCCAAGCGTCGTAGCCTGATGGCCCTTATCGTCGCCTTCTTCACCCTGCTCGGCGGCATGGTCGCCGCCCCTCAGGCCCAGGCGGCGAACCGCGACTGGCTGCGCCCGGACGCGACCGGGTTGTGCGAGTGGGACCCGGTGGGCTGGTGGGTCCAGCGCTGCGATGTCTGGTCCCCGGCCATGAACCGCAACATCCCGGTGCAGATTCAGCCCGCGCAGCGCGGCGGCAATGCCGGCCTGTACATGCTGGACGGCCTGCGCGCGCTGAACACCACCAACGCCTGGCTGAGCGACGTCAACGCGGCCGCCACGTTTGTGGACCACAACATCACCCTAGTGATGCCGGTGGGCGGAGAGTCCTCCTTCTACACCGACTGGAACGCGCCGGCGACGTATGACTTCCACAACCCCGTCACCTACAAGTGGGACACCTTCCTAACCAAGGAGCTGCCGGTCTACTTGGAGCAGCACTTCGGCGTGGCGCGCTGGAACAACTCCATCCTCGGTCTGTCCATGGGCGGCACCGCCGCGATCAACCTCGCCGCGCTGCACCCGGACCAGTTCCGCCAGGTCCTGTCCTACTCCGGCTACCTCACCACCACCATCCCGGGTGCGCAGACGGGCTTGCGCGTCGCGCTTCTCGACGGCGGCTTGTACAACCTCAACGCCATGTGGGGCTCCGTGCTCAACCCGCGCCGCTATGAGAATGACCCGTTCCTGAACATGGGCAACCTCCGCGGCCGTGATGTGTACGTCTCCGCTGGCAGCGGCATCCCGGGCCCGGCGGATGAGAAGTACTTGCCGGAGCACCGCGCTGCCGGCATTGCGCTGGAGCGGGTGGCAAACTTCACCACCAAACTCTGGGCAACCAAGGCCACGGTGACGGGTGTGCAGCACACTGCGGTATTCACCCCGACTGGCCTGCACAACTGGGATCAGTTCGGCTCCCAGCTCGAGGCGACCAAGCCTCGCATTCTAGATGTCATGAACGCCTGGTAA